A region from the Streptomyces sp. NBC_01445 genome encodes:
- a CDS encoding SpoIIE family protein phosphatase: MDKVGCFGRFSARLSRPFRTRNRPEDAQPESAPGTRPEGGRNVPHRSRGQRLRSLLTPRSVAGQVFLLQVTLVALLVAATAVALVLQARSQSAEAARDRVMAVGEAFANAPGVAQALDGPDPTAALQPRTDAARKRSGVDNIVVSTTAGIRITHRDPDLIGKHVVGPYKAAAHGKAFTVSTIVGPLGLSVYAAVPVFRPDGSVAGIVYPEIKIKNVNEAAQRRVPVLFGAAGAALVLAAGGSALVSGRLRRQTRGLAPAEMTRMYEHHDAVLHAVREGVLIVGSEGQLLLANDEARRLLDLPEDAEQHEVTDLGLAPGLGELLASGRTASDEVYLAGDRLLAVNVRSVDRHDGPAGSVATVRDTTELRALTGRAELARERLQLLYDAGMRIGTTLDVARTAEELAQVAVPRFADVVTVELLDPVLRGDEPESVSTEMRRAAITGLEETHLFYPVGKLIRYVPTTPAAVGITNGHGVLEPDLAASDGWRAQAPERAQRILDHGFHSWVAVPLWARGVVLGVANFWRAGAFSPFDEDDLSFAEELAARAAVCIDNARRYTREHTMAVTLQRSLLPHGKPEQSALEVAHRYLPAQAGVGGDWFDVIPLPGARVALVVGDVVGHGLHAAATMGRLRTAVHNFSALDLPPDELLAHLDELVSSIDAEEATDIEGAGITGATCLYAIYDPAGGVSTVARSGHLGPALINPDGTVTFPDIPVSPPLGLGAGLPIETATLHLPADSRLVLFTDGLIESRDRDIDTGLALLGSVLAAQPGTAPEETCNVVLEALLPEHPVDDIALLVARTRLLGPDQVAEWDIPSDPAAVSRIRAEASRQLGTWGLEENAFTTELIVSELVTNAIRYGTPPVRLRMLRDTTKLICEVSDASSTSPHLRRAAITDEGGRGLFLVAQCSQRWGTRYTPRGKIIWTEQFLHDNAAEPDVSMDILLDQWTDTEL, from the coding sequence ATGGACAAAGTCGGATGTTTCGGCCGATTCTCGGCCCGCCTTTCCCGCCCGTTCCGCACGCGGAACAGGCCGGAGGACGCGCAGCCGGAATCCGCGCCTGGGACTCGCCCCGAGGGCGGGCGGAACGTCCCGCACCGCTCACGGGGGCAACGCCTGCGGTCACTGCTGACCCCGCGGAGCGTGGCCGGGCAGGTGTTCCTCCTGCAGGTGACGCTGGTCGCGCTACTCGTCGCCGCGACAGCGGTGGCGCTGGTGCTGCAGGCCCGGAGCCAGAGCGCAGAAGCGGCCCGCGACCGGGTGATGGCCGTCGGCGAGGCGTTCGCGAACGCCCCGGGTGTGGCGCAGGCCCTCGATGGCCCCGACCCGACCGCGGCGCTGCAGCCGCGCACCGACGCGGCCCGGAAGCGGTCCGGCGTCGACAACATCGTGGTGTCGACAACGGCCGGAATCCGTATCACCCACCGTGACCCGGACCTCATCGGGAAGCATGTCGTAGGCCCCTACAAAGCGGCGGCGCACGGCAAGGCCTTCACCGTAAGCACCATCGTGGGGCCCCTGGGGCTGTCGGTGTACGCGGCGGTGCCGGTCTTCCGGCCCGACGGCTCGGTTGCCGGCATTGTGTATCCCGAGATCAAGATCAAGAACGTGAACGAAGCGGCGCAGCGGCGCGTGCCGGTGCTCTTCGGCGCCGCGGGCGCCGCGCTCGTTCTGGCCGCAGGCGGGTCGGCACTGGTGAGCGGGCGGCTGCGGCGCCAGACCCGAGGTCTCGCCCCGGCCGAGATGACCCGGATGTATGAGCACCACGATGCGGTGCTGCACGCCGTCCGGGAGGGGGTACTCATCGTCGGGAGCGAGGGGCAGCTGCTGTTGGCCAACGACGAGGCGCGGCGGCTGCTGGACCTGCCCGAGGACGCGGAGCAGCATGAGGTCACCGACCTAGGCCTGGCTCCGGGCCTTGGCGAGCTGCTGGCCAGCGGGCGGACGGCCAGCGACGAGGTGTACCTGGCCGGGGACCGGCTGCTGGCCGTCAACGTGCGGTCCGTCGACCGCCACGATGGCCCGGCGGGCAGTGTGGCCACCGTGCGTGACACTACCGAGCTGCGGGCGCTGACGGGACGGGCCGAGTTGGCTCGCGAGCGGCTGCAGCTCCTCTACGACGCCGGGATGCGGATCGGCACCACCTTGGATGTCGCGCGCACCGCCGAGGAACTGGCACAGGTTGCCGTTCCCCGATTCGCCGACGTTGTCACCGTGGAGCTGCTCGACCCGGTCCTGCGTGGAGACGAACCGGAGAGCGTTAGCACCGAGATGCGCCGCGCGGCCATCACAGGCCTTGAGGAGACGCATCTCTTCTACCCCGTAGGCAAGCTGATTCGATATGTCCCCACCACCCCCGCGGCCGTCGGCATCACGAACGGACATGGCGTACTCGAGCCGGATCTGGCCGCCTCCGACGGCTGGCGCGCGCAGGCCCCTGAGCGCGCCCAGCGAATCCTGGACCACGGTTTCCACTCATGGGTCGCAGTGCCGTTGTGGGCCCGCGGGGTGGTGCTGGGGGTGGCCAACTTCTGGCGAGCAGGTGCTTTTTCGCCGTTCGATGAGGACGACCTGTCCTTCGCCGAAGAGCTGGCAGCCCGAGCGGCGGTGTGCATCGACAATGCCCGCCGCTACACCCGCGAGCACACCATGGCCGTCACCCTGCAGCGCAGCCTGCTGCCCCACGGCAAGCCCGAGCAGTCCGCCCTTGAAGTGGCCCACCGCTACCTGCCTGCACAGGCCGGCGTGGGCGGCGACTGGTTCGACGTCATCCCCCTGCCCGGTGCGCGCGTCGCGCTGGTGGTGGGCGATGTGGTGGGGCACGGCCTGCATGCTGCAGCCACCATGGGACGGCTGCGTACCGCGGTGCACAACTTCTCTGCTCTGGACCTGCCTCCCGACGAACTCCTGGCGCACCTCGATGAGTTGGTCTCCAGCATCGACGCGGAGGAGGCCACGGACATCGAGGGGGCGGGCATCACTGGCGCCACCTGTCTCTACGCGATCTACGACCCGGCAGGCGGGGTTTCCACCGTCGCCCGGTCCGGGCACCTCGGCCCCGCCCTCATCAACCCCGATGGCACCGTCACCTTCCCCGACATCCCCGTCTCGCCGCCGCTGGGCCTGGGCGCCGGCCTGCCGATCGAGACAGCCACTTTGCACCTGCCGGCCGACTCCCGGTTGGTCTTGTTCACCGACGGACTCATCGAAAGCCGTGACCGCGACATCGACACCGGCCTCGCACTCCTGGGCAGCGTCCTGGCCGCCCAGCCCGGCACAGCTCCCGAGGAGACCTGCAACGTCGTCCTGGAGGCGCTGCTGCCCGAGCACCCCGTCGACGACATCGCGCTGCTGGTGGCCCGCACTCGCCTGCTCGGCCCGGACCAAGTCGCCGAATGGGACATCCCGAGCGACCCCGCCGCCGTTTCCCGAATTCGCGCCGAAGCCAGCCGGCAGCTGGGAACTTGGGGCCTCGAGGAAAACGCGTTCACCACGGAGCTGATCGTCAGCGAACTGGTCACCAACGCCATCCGCTACGGCACCCCGCCAGTCCGGCTGCGGATGCTGCGTGACACAACCAAGCTAATCTGCGAAGTCTCGGACGCCAGCAGCACCTCTCCCCATCTGCGTCGTGCTGCCATCACGGATGAAGGGGGACGCGGGCTGTTCCTCGTGGCGCAGTGCTCCCAGCGCTGGGGCACCCGGTACACCCCCCGCGGCAAAATCATCTGGACCGAACAGTTCCTGCACGACAACGCGGCCGAACCCGATGTATCCATGGATATCCTGCTGGATCAATGGACTGACACGGAGTTGTGA
- a CDS encoding DMT family transporter, producing MWPSVLAAAGGIYTLSLALLELDVSVGYTIWTGVGGVGTVIMGANLFKEKITLTRLLSFAAIISGAVILRQTSI from the coding sequence CTGTGGCCCTCAGTGCTGGCCGCCGCTGGAGGCATCTACACCCTGTCCCTGGCCCTGCTCGAGCTCGACGTCTCGGTCGGCTACACCATCTGGACCGGCGTGGGCGGCGTCGGCACCGTCATCATGGGCGCCAACCTCTTCAAGGAGAAGATCACCCTCACCCGTCTACTGTCCTTCGCCGCGATCATCAGCGGCGCCGTCATCCTGCGCCAGACCTCCATCTGA
- a CDS encoding IS3 family transposase (programmed frameshift), with protein MAMKDYSDEFKADAVALYESTPGATYKSIAADLGVNRATLREWVLRDRERRGAGAAAAKPGTRPREAVPSADPDERVRQLEARVAELEASERKLATERDILRKAAKYFRRDELVRSRFQFVDDHRDTYEVKRLCQVLDVNRSSYYKWLAGAEARATRQHQDRLLAEEIREVHGESGGAYGSPRVTAELREKGRRVNEKRIARIMRTFSITGIRLRRHVRTTVPDPAASPVPDLFQRDFTATGPGLKYMGDITYLPLENGQFLYLATVLDCFSRKVVGWSIADHMRTSLVADALRMAAATRGSLEGAVFHSDHGAQYGSRAFAGLCDQLGVTRSMGAVGTSADNAACESFHASLKRETLQGAHDYGDSGTCRRTVFAWLTRYNTRRRHSANGHLSPNEYEHRHHTAKLTLAA; from the exons ATGGCGATGAAGGACTACTCGGACGAGTTCAAGGCCGATGCCGTGGCCCTGTACGAGTCCACACCCGGGGCGACCTACAAGAGCATCGCCGCTGACCTGGGCGTCAACCGGGCGACCCTGCGTGAGTGGGTGCTGCGGGACCGCGAACGCCGTGGCGCCGGCGCCGCGGCTGCGAAGCCGGGCACCCGGCCTCGGGAGGCGGTGCCGTCCGCTGATCCGGACGAGCGGGTCCGGCAGCTGGAGGCCCGGGTGGCCGAACTCGAGGCGAGTGAGCGCAAGCTGGCCACCGAGCGGGACATCCTCCGCAAGGCGGCCAAGTATTTC CGGAGAGACGAACTGGTGAGGAGCCGCTTCCAGTTCGTTGACGACCACCGGGACACCTACGAGGTGAAGCGGCTCTGCCAGGTCCTGGACGTGAACCGGTCCAGCTACTACAAGTGGCTCGCCGGCGCCGAGGCCCGGGCCACCCGGCAGCACCAGGACCGGCTCCTGGCCGAGGAGATCCGCGAGGTCCACGGCGAGTCCGGCGGCGCCTACGGCTCCCCGCGAGTGACCGCCGAGCTCCGCGAGAAAGGACGGCGGGTCAACGAGAAGCGCATCGCCCGGATCATGCGGACGTTCTCCATCACCGGTATCCGCCTGCGCAGACACGTGCGCACCACCGTCCCGGACCCGGCAGCCTCACCGGTCCCGGACCTGTTCCAGCGGGACTTCACCGCCACCGGACCCGGACTGAAATACATGGGCGACATCACGTATCTCCCCCTGGAAAACGGGCAGTTCCTCTATCTGGCGACCGTGCTGGACTGCTTCAGCCGCAAGGTCGTCGGCTGGTCCATCGCCGACCACATGCGCACCAGCCTGGTCGCCGACGCACTGCGGATGGCAGCGGCGACCCGCGGCAGCCTGGAGGGCGCCGTGTTCCACTCCGACCACGGGGCCCAATACGGCTCCCGGGCCTTCGCCGGCCTCTGCGACCAGCTCGGGGTCACCCGGTCGATGGGCGCGGTCGGCACCAGTGCCGACAATGCGGCCTGCGAAAGCTTCCACGCCTCCCTGAAACGCGAGACCCTCCAGGGCGCCCACGACTACGGCGACTCCGGCACCTGCCGCAGGACCGTCTTCGCCTGGCTGACCCGCTACAACACCCGCCGCCGGCACTCCGCCAACGGCCACCTCAGCCCCAACGAATACGAACACCGACACCACACCGCTAAACTCACGCTCGCCGCGTGA
- a CDS encoding Lrp/AsnC family transcriptional regulator, translating into MDAIDEKIIAELTRNARISHAELASRVALSRNAVRQRIERLERQGHIAGYTIVRSGDNAGEDVVSALVLVYRQDRMRGGDVLAALKLIPEVVICEILSGDFDIMVRLEAASLERVRDIWEEIAQMPGVRDTVTALTLSRVVSRLRQGKGTAA; encoded by the coding sequence GTGGACGCCATCGACGAGAAGATCATTGCCGAGCTGACGCGCAATGCCCGCATCTCTCATGCGGAGCTGGCCAGCCGGGTGGCGCTGTCCCGCAACGCGGTGCGTCAGCGCATCGAGCGTCTGGAACGTCAGGGTCACATCGCCGGTTACACCATCGTCCGGTCGGGCGACAATGCAGGTGAGGACGTCGTCTCCGCTCTCGTGCTGGTCTACCGGCAGGACCGGATGCGCGGCGGTGACGTCCTGGCTGCGCTCAAACTCATCCCCGAAGTCGTGATCTGCGAGATTCTCAGCGGCGACTTCGACATCATGGTGCGCCTTGAGGCGGCCTCGCTGGAGCGCGTGCGGGACATTTGGGAGGAGATCGCCCAGATGCCCGGCGTACGGGACACGGTCACAGCACTCACCCTGTCCAGGGTCGTCAGCCGTCTGCGACAGGGAAAGGGCACTGCGGCCTAG
- a CDS encoding HAD hydrolase-like protein, translating to MTPSCLLLDLDGTLVDSAPGITSSVAATLMAIGAPVPDPDRLRSFVGPPMYQTFREVVCLDGPTAKRALQLYRAEYARTGALDSSVYEGVPDLLEALARAGFPMAVATSKVEDQAVRITEHYGLAAHMVTVCGTSDVAGRSSKRDVIRECLQRLRLHGVDISRPLMVGDRGYDVLSAAAEGIPAIRVLWGYGTAGESEGAQATAESPQVLAQLLLSDR from the coding sequence GTGACGCCCTCATGCCTCCTCCTCGATCTCGACGGCACTCTGGTGGATTCCGCCCCGGGCATCACCAGCAGCGTCGCCGCCACGCTCATGGCCATCGGAGCACCTGTGCCGGACCCCGACAGGCTGCGCAGCTTCGTCGGTCCACCCATGTACCAGACGTTCCGTGAGGTCGTCTGCCTCGACGGGCCGACGGCGAAGCGAGCCCTACAGCTCTACCGCGCTGAGTACGCCAGGACGGGTGCCCTGGACAGCAGCGTGTACGAAGGTGTGCCCGACTTGCTGGAGGCCCTGGCGCGGGCCGGTTTCCCCATGGCGGTGGCGACCTCGAAGGTCGAAGACCAGGCTGTGAGGATCACCGAGCACTACGGCCTGGCCGCGCACATGGTGACCGTGTGCGGCACATCCGATGTGGCAGGCCGCAGCAGCAAGCGGGACGTGATCCGGGAGTGCCTGCAGCGTCTGCGGCTGCATGGGGTCGATATCTCGCGGCCGCTGATGGTGGGCGATCGAGGCTACGACGTGCTGAGCGCAGCCGCCGAAGGCATCCCGGCGATCCGCGTACTGTGGGGATACGGGACAGCTGGCGAGTCGGAGGGCGCCCAGGCGACCGCCGAGTCCCCGCAGGTACTTGCACAACTGCTGCTCTCCGACCGGTAG
- a CDS encoding trans-sulfuration enzyme family protein, producing the protein MSADPQVTVSRPDKHDPSTLAFATQSVHVGNTIDKGTGAVRTPLVMANSYLLPEDPSTMEWSSPDGLVYTRNSGANQVCLQTKVAALEGGEDAVVLATGVAALHSVFFTHLKSGDHVVVSNVTYDAVWQLFNELLPKKYGIEATFVDISDLDAVRGAVRPNTKLVHAETIANPTTTVADIAGLADIAHAAGALLSVDATWTPPPFYRALQDGADLVVHSLTKYINGHGDAMGGVVVGSRELVDAIRHEAMVEVGGVISPFNAWMIMRGSVTLPLRLRQQFDSAEKVAAFLESDPRIAYTYFPGLESHPQHETARRQFAGAGYGAMMAFAVDGDSATQNRFVNDLRVITSAVSLGHDESLIVHVGGSGRGGIENYPQPFRKYGHLRLSIGLEDADDLIADIRAALDTTFPS; encoded by the coding sequence ATGAGCGCAGATCCCCAGGTGACAGTCAGTCGTCCTGACAAGCACGACCCGTCCACCCTCGCGTTCGCCACTCAGTCTGTGCACGTCGGCAACACCATCGACAAGGGCACCGGGGCGGTACGGACCCCGCTGGTGATGGCCAACTCTTACCTGTTGCCGGAAGACCCGTCGACCATGGAGTGGTCCTCGCCTGACGGACTGGTCTACACCCGCAACTCCGGCGCCAACCAGGTCTGTCTGCAGACCAAGGTTGCAGCTCTGGAGGGCGGCGAGGACGCAGTCGTGCTCGCCACCGGGGTGGCTGCGCTGCACAGTGTGTTCTTCACCCATCTGAAGTCGGGCGACCACGTGGTGGTCTCGAACGTGACGTACGACGCAGTCTGGCAACTCTTCAACGAGCTGCTTCCGAAGAAGTACGGCATCGAGGCCACCTTCGTCGACATCAGCGATCTCGACGCGGTCCGCGGCGCTGTGCGCCCGAACACGAAGCTCGTCCACGCGGAGACCATCGCCAATCCAACGACGACGGTCGCGGACATCGCCGGACTCGCCGACATCGCACATGCCGCCGGAGCCCTGCTGTCGGTCGACGCTACCTGGACCCCTCCGCCGTTCTACCGTGCCCTGCAGGACGGCGCCGACCTCGTCGTGCACTCGCTGACGAAGTACATCAATGGCCACGGCGACGCGATGGGCGGTGTCGTGGTCGGGTCCCGTGAACTCGTGGACGCGATCCGCCACGAGGCCATGGTCGAGGTCGGCGGGGTGATCTCGCCGTTCAACGCCTGGATGATCATGCGCGGGTCCGTCACCCTGCCGTTGCGGCTTCGGCAGCAGTTCGACTCGGCCGAGAAGGTTGCCGCGTTCCTTGAGAGCGACCCCCGGATCGCATACACCTACTTCCCGGGCCTCGAATCGCACCCGCAGCACGAGACAGCGCGCCGCCAGTTCGCCGGTGCCGGATACGGCGCCATGATGGCCTTCGCCGTGGACGGGGACTCCGCCACCCAGAACCGGTTTGTCAACGACCTGCGCGTGATCACCTCTGCTGTGTCGCTCGGCCATGACGAATCCCTGATCGTGCACGTCGGCGGCAGCGGACGTGGCGGCATCGAGAACTACCCGCAGCCCTTCAGGAAGTACGGGCACCTGCGGTTGTCCATCGGCCTGGAAGACGCGGACGATCTCATCGCTGACATTCGCGCCGCCCTCGACACCACCTTCCCGTCCTGA
- a CDS encoding LysR family transcriptional regulator, with protein MDLHQLRVLRELADHGSIAATARALSVTPSAVSQVVASLQRQFATPLTHKRGRSIELTSAGQALAAAAVAVASAVAQAEASVDAYLGDLSASVRVSGFHSAAVTFFPALAALSSETDHPPVECVDEDVARDAFPVLTASYDLVIAHRMSHTPPWPTQQLSVVPLLQEPVDVAMRTDHPLARRAQLCPEDLVDLPFVSTHTGFSPADLLESIAASAGRPMRVVHRINDFTTAAAMVAQGNLVALLPRYTAAPPKDSGVTLRPLGEVRALRNIDALMRPEHAIRQGVSVVLQSLQQIARTLVQSAHAPEFSKGRP; from the coding sequence ATGGATTTGCATCAGCTGCGGGTGCTGAGGGAGCTTGCTGATCACGGCAGCATCGCGGCAACCGCCCGGGCGCTGTCCGTCACTCCGTCCGCTGTTTCCCAGGTCGTGGCATCCCTGCAGCGCCAGTTCGCGACGCCGCTGACACACAAGCGCGGACGTTCCATCGAACTGACAAGTGCGGGTCAGGCGCTCGCCGCGGCCGCAGTGGCAGTGGCATCCGCGGTGGCGCAGGCGGAAGCCAGTGTCGACGCGTACCTCGGGGACCTGTCGGCGTCCGTGAGGGTTTCGGGATTCCACAGCGCTGCTGTGACGTTCTTCCCCGCGCTGGCGGCACTGTCGAGTGAGACCGACCACCCGCCGGTGGAGTGCGTGGACGAGGACGTTGCCCGGGACGCCTTTCCTGTCCTCACCGCGTCGTACGACCTGGTCATCGCTCACCGGATGAGCCACACGCCTCCGTGGCCGACGCAGCAGTTGTCCGTGGTGCCGCTCCTGCAGGAGCCGGTGGACGTCGCGATGCGCACCGACCACCCGCTGGCGCGGCGCGCGCAGCTCTGTCCGGAAGATCTCGTCGACCTGCCTTTCGTCTCCACACACACCGGCTTCTCGCCTGCCGACCTCCTCGAATCGATCGCGGCGTCCGCGGGCCGGCCGATGCGCGTCGTGCACCGGATCAACGACTTCACGACAGCGGCGGCGATGGTCGCTCAGGGGAATCTCGTCGCGCTGCTGCCGCGGTACACGGCCGCTCCGCCGAAGGACTCCGGGGTGACTCTTCGGCCCCTTGGCGAAGTCCGGGCACTACGCAACATCGACGCACTCATGCGCCCTGAACATGCGATCCGTCAGGGGGTTTCCGTCGTATTGCAGTCCCTCCAACAGATCGCCCGCACCCTCGTTCAGTCGGCCCACGCCCCCGAGTTCTCCAAGGGGCGGCCGTGA
- a CDS encoding APC family permease, protein MTPNNVGLRQQLLRRKPVSAFLADAEASDPQDPAQGRGLRRTVGSFQLTMIGVGATIGTGIFFTLSTAVPQAGPAVIIAFVIGAITAALTALCYAELTSAVPVSGSSYSYAYATLGELAAWIVGSCLLLEYAVSGAAIAVSWGQYLNDLTQRLFGFVMPAAITAPPGEGGYINVPGVVLIALCCLLLIRGTKESALINTVMVLLKLGVLVLFIVVGITGFHSSNLHPFAPLGIAGISAAASSVFFSFIGLDAVSTAGEEVKNPQRTLPRAIIGALLVVTVFYCFVALVGVGSQKWTQFKGQDAGLSAILQLVTGQNWPGTVLSAGAVISIVSVTLVVLYGQTRILYSMGRDGMLPPVFRKVSASSGAPAGNTVIVGVFVGLLAAFVPLGWLVNLTSMGTLVAFAVVSVGVIVLRVREPELPRGFKVPGYPVVPALSVLCCGYLIWNLSGDTFALFAGWLALALLVYFGYSRRHSHLAGPEAAIVLQETSRTG, encoded by the coding sequence GTGACTCCGAACAATGTGGGACTCCGTCAGCAGTTGCTGCGTCGCAAACCGGTCTCGGCCTTCCTGGCCGACGCTGAGGCCAGTGACCCGCAGGACCCGGCCCAAGGCCGCGGACTGCGGCGGACCGTGGGCAGCTTCCAGCTCACGATGATTGGCGTCGGGGCGACCATCGGCACCGGCATCTTCTTCACTCTCAGCACCGCTGTGCCACAGGCCGGCCCGGCAGTGATCATCGCCTTCGTGATAGGCGCCATCACCGCCGCGCTCACCGCCCTCTGCTACGCCGAACTGACCTCGGCGGTGCCGGTGTCAGGATCTTCCTACTCCTACGCCTACGCCACCCTGGGGGAGCTCGCAGCCTGGATCGTCGGATCCTGTCTGCTCCTGGAGTACGCCGTCTCCGGCGCGGCCATCGCGGTCAGCTGGGGGCAGTACCTCAACGACCTCACGCAGCGCCTGTTTGGCTTCGTCATGCCCGCCGCGATCACCGCGCCCCCCGGGGAGGGCGGCTACATCAACGTGCCAGGCGTCGTGCTGATCGCGCTCTGTTGTTTGCTGCTGATCCGCGGCACCAAGGAGTCAGCACTGATCAACACGGTCATGGTTCTCCTCAAGTTGGGCGTGCTCGTCCTCTTCATCGTCGTCGGTATCACCGGTTTCCACTCCTCCAACCTCCATCCCTTCGCTCCGCTCGGCATCGCCGGCATCAGCGCGGCCGCCTCATCGGTCTTCTTCTCCTTCATCGGGCTGGACGCCGTCTCCACCGCTGGTGAGGAGGTCAAGAACCCGCAAAGGACGCTGCCTCGGGCGATCATCGGCGCGCTGCTCGTGGTCACCGTCTTCTACTGCTTCGTGGCCCTGGTAGGCGTCGGCTCTCAGAAATGGACGCAGTTCAAGGGCCAGGACGCCGGTCTCTCCGCGATCCTCCAGCTCGTCACCGGCCAGAACTGGCCCGGCACGGTGCTCTCCGCAGGCGCGGTGATCTCCATCGTCAGCGTCACCCTCGTCGTGCTCTACGGTCAGACACGCATTCTGTACTCGATGGGCCGCGACGGCATGCTCCCTCCCGTCTTCCGCAAGGTGAGCGCCAGCAGTGGTGCACCCGCCGGCAACACCGTCATCGTCGGCGTCTTCGTCGGACTGCTCGCCGCCTTCGTGCCACTGGGCTGGCTGGTCAACCTCACGAGCATGGGCACCCTGGTCGCCTTCGCCGTGGTCTCGGTCGGAGTGATCGTGCTGCGGGTACGCGAACCTGAACTGCCCCGCGGCTTCAAGGTCCCCGGCTACCCGGTGGTACCCGCCCTGTCCGTCCTCTGCTGCGGCTACCTGATCTGGAACCTGTCCGGCGACACCTTCGCCCTGTTCGCCGGCTGGCTGGCACTGGCCCTGCTCGTCTACTTCGGCTACAGCCGCCGCCACTCACACCTGGCCGGGCCCGAGGCGGCCATCGTGCTCCAGGAGACCTCCCGGACAGGCTGA
- a CDS encoding HD domain-containing protein — MTTAANTRAEVRVPDTRLAREATELVREAASELIYHHSRRVYFFGSLQGRNRDLSFDPELLYIGAMFHDLGLSERFHASGHRFEVDGADEARRFLQAHGVPEDGVRRVWTAIALHTTPGIPEFMEPEVALVTAGVEYDVLGIGYGDIATAEREEIVALHPRPDFKQRILGAFTDGIRHKPETTFGNVKADVLQHYVPQFERADFVRTILDSPWAE, encoded by the coding sequence ATGACGACAGCCGCGAACACCAGGGCCGAGGTGCGCGTACCGGACACCCGGCTGGCGCGTGAAGCAACCGAGTTGGTCCGCGAGGCCGCCAGCGAACTGATCTACCACCACTCACGGCGGGTGTACTTCTTCGGCAGCCTCCAGGGCCGCAATCGCGACCTCAGCTTCGACCCTGAGTTGCTCTACATCGGCGCGATGTTCCACGACCTGGGACTGAGTGAGCGGTTTCACGCGAGCGGACACCGTTTCGAGGTCGACGGCGCTGACGAGGCACGCCGCTTCCTGCAGGCACATGGGGTGCCCGAGGACGGCGTGCGCCGGGTATGGACGGCCATCGCCTTGCACACCACACCGGGGATCCCCGAGTTCATGGAGCCGGAGGTCGCCTTGGTGACCGCCGGCGTGGAGTACGACGTCCTGGGCATCGGATACGGGGACATCGCCACCGCTGAGCGCGAGGAGATCGTGGCCCTGCACCCCCGCCCCGACTTCAAGCAGCGCATCCTAGGTGCGTTCACCGACGGTATCCGGCACAAGCCGGAGACGACCTTCGGCAACGTCAAGGCCGATGTGCTCCAGCACTACGTGCCGCAATTCGAGCGAGCGGACTTCGTCCGCACGATCCTGGACTCTCCATGGGCGGAGTAG
- a CDS encoding GlxA family transcriptional regulator — MGGVEPAASSGDRVIVVVAFDQVQLLDVSGPLEVFTTANRYGARYDVRVISPTGGLDVLTSSGLRIGADTDLEQLPRHVNTLLVPGRSDWRQAIADDVLVSLVGGLAARALRVASVCAGAFVLAQTGVLDGRRATTHWELASQLAAAFPQVRVEPDPVFVRDGHIVTSAGVTAGIDLALALVEEDYGADLARETARQLVVFMARPGGQSQFSIRMTPQPPQHRLVHRAMDEITADPSLPHGIGALTARLGISTRHLARLFRQEIGMTPGKYADAVRVEAAQTLLSSGLASVEEVAQQAGFGSSETMRRVFQQALGLSPTVYRARFRTTTAPAPAPVALSLLSSC; from the coding sequence ATGGGCGGAGTAGAACCTGCTGCCTCCAGTGGAGACCGGGTCATCGTAGTCGTGGCCTTCGACCAGGTCCAGCTCCTGGACGTGAGCGGACCGCTGGAGGTCTTCACCACGGCCAACCGCTACGGCGCCCGCTACGACGTACGCGTCATCTCCCCCACCGGCGGTCTTGATGTCCTCACCTCAAGTGGGTTGCGGATCGGGGCGGACACCGACCTCGAGCAGCTGCCCCGGCACGTGAACACGCTCCTGGTCCCCGGCCGCAGCGACTGGCGGCAGGCAATCGCCGATGATGTGCTGGTCTCACTCGTGGGCGGTCTGGCTGCACGGGCACTGCGGGTGGCCTCGGTCTGCGCGGGCGCGTTCGTCCTGGCCCAGACCGGAGTCCTCGACGGACGGCGGGCAACGACCCACTGGGAGCTGGCCTCGCAACTCGCCGCCGCCTTCCCGCAGGTGCGGGTGGAACCGGACCCGGTGTTCGTGCGCGACGGCCACATCGTCACCTCTGCCGGAGTCACCGCGGGAATCGACCTGGCCCTCGCCCTCGTCGAGGAGGACTACGGAGCAGATCTCGCCAGGGAGACAGCTCGCCAGCTCGTCGTCTTCATGGCACGCCCCGGTGGACAGTCCCAGTTCAGCATCCGCATGACCCCGCAGCCGCCCCAGCACCGGCTCGTCCACCGGGCGATGGACGAGATCACCGCGGATCCGTCCCTGCCGCACGGCATCGGCGCGCTCACCGCAAGGCTTGGCATCAGTACCAGGCACCTGGCGCGCCTGTTCCGCCAGGAGATCGGCATGACTCCCGGGAAGTATGCCGACGCCGTCCGCGTGGAGGCAGCCCAGACGCTGTTGTCCTCCGGCCTGGCCTCGGTCGAGGAGGTCGCGCAGCAGGCCGGATTCGGGTCATCGGAGACCATGCGGCGCGTGTTCCAGCAGGCCCTCGGCTTGTCCCCCACCGTGTACAGGGCTCGTTTCCGCACCACTACCGCTCCGGCACCCGCACCAGTCGCTCTATCCCTGCTGAGCTCATGCTGA